The following proteins are co-located in the Vigna angularis cultivar LongXiaoDou No.4 chromosome 2, ASM1680809v1, whole genome shotgun sequence genome:
- the LOC108327019 gene encoding ethylene-responsive transcription factor-like protein At4g13040 isoform X2, with amino-acid sequence MVSLRRRRLLGLCSGNSSFVTPLPLYCENLSSLENSTQQAKPKSEQPVLSDDASNLDSNTAVLEEPGSSNVSGSSSSKEQLIQPITGPPIKRRKRHRRKNLHNQEPCLMRGVYFKNMKWQAAIKVDKKQIHLGTVGSQEEAAHLYDRAAFMCGREPNFELPEEEKRELSKFKWDDFLAMTRQAITRKKHKRRLSPGPGNSHDMLPLPKDDWDSKQGVSEDAE; translated from the exons ATGGTGAGCTTGAGAAGGCGCAGACTCTTGGGACTATGTTCAG GAAACAGTTCCTTTGTCACTCCACTCCCTCTGTACTGTGAGAATTTGTCTAGTCTTGAAAATTCAACCCAGCAAGCTAAACCCAAGAGTGAGCAGCCTGTGCTTTCCGATGATGCAAGCAACCTGGACAGT AATACTGCTGTGCTAGAAGAGCCAGGATCATCAAATGTTTCTGGTTCAAGCTCATCAAAAGAACAGCTTATTCAACCAATCACAG GACCTCCTATTAAACGCAGAAAGCGACACAGAAGAAAGAATTTGCACAACCAAGAACCATGCTTAATGAGAGGTGTATACTTCAAAAATATGAAGTGGCAAGCCGCTATCAAGGTGGACAAGAAACAGATCCATCTAGGGACTGTTGGATCACAAGAAGAAGCTGCTCATTTATATGATAG GGCTGCTTTCATGTGTGGGAGAGAGCCCAATTTTGAGCTTCCCGAGGAGGAGAAGCGCGAACTTAGTAAATTTAAATGGGATGATTTCTTGGCAATGACTCGACAAGCCATCACTCGCAAAA aacACAAGAGAAGACTTAGTCCTGGACCAGGTAATAGTCATGATATGCTTCCACTGCCCAAAGATGATTGGGACAGTAAGCAAGGAGTGAGTGAAGATGCAGAATAG
- the LOC108327019 gene encoding ethylene-responsive transcription factor-like protein At4g13040 isoform X1, whose amino-acid sequence MVSLRRRRLLGLCSGNSSFVTPLPLYCENLSSLENSTQQAKPKSEQPVLSDDASNLDSNTAVLEEPGSSNVSGSSSSKEQLIQPITAGPPIKRRKRHRRKNLHNQEPCLMRGVYFKNMKWQAAIKVDKKQIHLGTVGSQEEAAHLYDRAAFMCGREPNFELPEEEKRELSKFKWDDFLAMTRQAITRKKHKRRLSPGPGNSHDMLPLPKDDWDSKQGVSEDAE is encoded by the exons ATGGTGAGCTTGAGAAGGCGCAGACTCTTGGGACTATGTTCAG GAAACAGTTCCTTTGTCACTCCACTCCCTCTGTACTGTGAGAATTTGTCTAGTCTTGAAAATTCAACCCAGCAAGCTAAACCCAAGAGTGAGCAGCCTGTGCTTTCCGATGATGCAAGCAACCTGGACAGT AATACTGCTGTGCTAGAAGAGCCAGGATCATCAAATGTTTCTGGTTCAAGCTCATCAAAAGAACAGCTTATTCAACCAATCACAG CAGGACCTCCTATTAAACGCAGAAAGCGACACAGAAGAAAGAATTTGCACAACCAAGAACCATGCTTAATGAGAGGTGTATACTTCAAAAATATGAAGTGGCAAGCCGCTATCAAGGTGGACAAGAAACAGATCCATCTAGGGACTGTTGGATCACAAGAAGAAGCTGCTCATTTATATGATAG GGCTGCTTTCATGTGTGGGAGAGAGCCCAATTTTGAGCTTCCCGAGGAGGAGAAGCGCGAACTTAGTAAATTTAAATGGGATGATTTCTTGGCAATGACTCGACAAGCCATCACTCGCAAAA aacACAAGAGAAGACTTAGTCCTGGACCAGGTAATAGTCATGATATGCTTCCACTGCCCAAAGATGATTGGGACAGTAAGCAAGGAGTGAGTGAAGATGCAGAATAG